One genomic window of Corallococcus silvisoli includes the following:
- a CDS encoding M56 family metallopeptidase, which produces MSGLLMESLGWALLHSLWQGTLVAAALAVALMTVGRRAANARYALACGALLLAVVLPAVTGWRQASEARMERRLSRGAGSEWTGGAKSSGEATAPSLATRRGARQDGGSRAAPMETMGRRAGHEGARGATLEQRGTELTGWGVARARTALAENLRWLVFLWVAGVGLSSGRLTAEWVRLRQLTRRAVAAPAEWQARLDMLSERLGLTRAVRLLQSTEVDVPSAVGFLSPVVLLPVSALSGLPARQLEMVLAHELAHIRRHDFAVNLVQVLVETLFFYHPAIRWVSGVIREERENCCDDVAVSASGNSVSYARALTALESLRVLPEAPSPAMSALGGSLPDRVRRIITTPATHCSSRWAAGASVLTLVSSLAVAAPLTSLVLRQSTAVAPNAPASPAALAPPSTTIAAPGAPPALAVGPKVDLDVAVAPKVAFALTVAPKRPALVSATTKAAFAVPLPQVAAAATPVTKAAFAVPLPQVVAAAAPVAAPKPVTPDEDDADDADDPDERTSVGAGQALSVDQLVALKVAGVTPERVKEMESMGYEPTVGNLVKMSHAGVTPAFTKEMNERFGEKLDAGTLVKLRHMGVTPDYLAALQSAGFETNDPEEIIQARALGVDAAYVQGLKAAGYSGMSLEELSELRAVGVNPDYIAALARHGVSKLDVDDLTQLRATGVTPEWLGQMRSAGVKTTDPEELTELRALGIQPRFLRELNDAGLKDLSVDELVRLRSGGVDADFIRRLRDSK; this is translated from the coding sequence ATGAGCGGCCTGCTGATGGAGTCATTGGGTTGGGCGCTGCTGCACTCGCTCTGGCAGGGCACGCTGGTGGCGGCGGCGCTCGCGGTGGCGCTGATGACGGTGGGTCGCCGCGCAGCCAACGCGCGCTATGCGCTGGCGTGTGGCGCGCTGCTGCTGGCCGTCGTGCTGCCGGCTGTCACGGGGTGGCGACAGGCCTCGGAGGCGCGCATGGAGCGAAGGCTCTCTCGCGGGGCTGGCTCCGAGTGGACTGGCGGCGCGAAGTCGAGCGGTGAAGCCACGGCGCCATCCCTGGCGACCCGACGGGGGGCGCGCCAGGACGGAGGCTCGCGCGCGGCCCCGATGGAGACGATGGGTCGACGGGCGGGCCATGAGGGCGCCCGGGGCGCCACGCTCGAGCAGCGCGGGACGGAGCTGACGGGTTGGGGGGTGGCGCGAGCGCGCACGGCGCTGGCGGAGAACCTGCGGTGGCTGGTGTTCCTCTGGGTCGCGGGCGTGGGGCTGAGCTCCGGGCGCCTGACAGCGGAGTGGGTGCGGCTGCGTCAGCTCACGCGGCGTGCCGTCGCGGCGCCCGCGGAGTGGCAGGCGCGGTTGGACATGCTCTCTGAACGTCTGGGCCTGACGCGCGCGGTGCGGCTGCTCCAGTCGACGGAGGTCGATGTGCCCTCGGCGGTGGGCTTCCTGTCCCCGGTGGTGCTGTTGCCGGTGTCCGCGCTCTCGGGGCTTCCCGCCCGGCAGTTGGAGATGGTGCTGGCGCACGAGCTGGCGCACATCCGCCGGCATGACTTCGCGGTGAACCTGGTGCAGGTGCTGGTGGAGACGCTCTTCTTCTACCATCCGGCCATCCGGTGGGTGTCGGGCGTCATCCGCGAGGAGCGCGAGAACTGCTGTGACGATGTCGCCGTGAGCGCCAGCGGCAACTCCGTCTCCTACGCCCGCGCCCTCACCGCGCTGGAGTCGCTGCGGGTGCTGCCCGAGGCGCCGAGCCCCGCCATGTCCGCGCTGGGCGGCTCGCTTCCGGACCGCGTGCGTCGAATCATCACCACGCCCGCCACGCACTGTTCCTCGCGCTGGGCCGCCGGGGCGTCGGTGCTGACGCTGGTCAGCAGCCTCGCGGTGGCCGCGCCGCTCACGTCGCTCGTGCTGCGGCAGTCCACGGCCGTCGCGCCGAACGCACCCGCCTCACCTGCCGCCCTCGCGCCGCCGAGCACGACCATCGCGGCCCCGGGAGCGCCCCCTGCGCTCGCCGTGGGCCCCAAGGTGGACCTCGATGTCGCCGTGGCTCCGAAGGTCGCCTTCGCCCTCACCGTGGCCCCGAAGCGCCCGGCCCTCGTCTCCGCGACCACGAAGGCCGCCTTCGCGGTCCCCCTCCCCCAGGTCGCCGCCGCCGCGACGCCTGTCACGAAGGCCGCCTTCGCGGTCCCCCTCCCCCAGGTCGTCGCCGCCGCGGCGCCGGTCGCCGCGCCGAAGCCCGTCACTCCGGACGAGGACGACGCGGACGACGCGGACGACCCCGATGAGCGCACCAGCGTGGGTGCCGGACAGGCGCTCTCCGTCGACCAGCTCGTGGCGCTGAAGGTCGCGGGGGTCACACCCGAGCGCGTGAAGGAGATGGAGTCGATGGGCTACGAGCCCACCGTCGGAAACCTGGTGAAGATGAGCCACGCCGGCGTCACCCCCGCGTTCACGAAGGAGATGAACGAGCGCTTCGGCGAGAAGCTGGACGCGGGCACGCTGGTGAAGCTGCGCCACATGGGCGTCACCCCGGACTACCTCGCGGCCCTCCAGAGCGCGGGCTTCGAGACGAACGACCCGGAGGAGATCATCCAAGCTCGCGCCCTCGGCGTGGACGCGGCCTACGTCCAGGGCCTCAAGGCCGCCGGCTACTCGGGCATGTCGCTGGAGGAGCTCTCCGAGCTGCGCGCGGTGGGCGTGAACCCCGACTACATCGCGGCGCTCGCGAGGCACGGGGTGTCGAAGCTCGACGTGGATGACCTGACGCAGCTGCGCGCCACGGGTGTCACGCCGGAGTGGCTGGGTCAGATGCGCTCGGCCGGAGTGAAGACGACGGACCCGGAGGAGCTCACCGAGCTTCGCGCCCTGGGCATCCAGCCACGGTTCCTGCGCGAGCTGAACGACGCGGGCCTCAAGGACCTCTCCGTCGATGAGCTGGTGCGCCTGCGCTCCGGCGGCGTGGACGCCGACTTCATCCGGCGGCTGCGCGACTCGAAGTAG
- a CDS encoding carbohydrate binding family 9 domain-containing protein → MSLGVKGTIALGLSLWSLAAGAAVEGPEGQQLLRAVRAVGPIQVDGKLDEAAWANAPVFDAFVERYPQAGRVPSEKTELRILYDEDTLYVGVVARDSQPALIDRRLGRRDSAPFSDAVQVLIDSAHDHRTAYAFALTAGGVQSDGLFYDDRYYTADWSGIWNGVAGSVEDGWVAEYAIPLSLLRFPEAPVQTWGFSVRRDIARKNEELESVENPRTHNTNVSRLGHLTGLEDVRPRGRWELMPYLAGRGLMHPQYSSGARPSPRLLSPSLDVGLDVRATLSSSLALAATFNPDFGEVESDEMLLNLSTFEAYYPERRPFFTQGMELFQPVGMNVGDAPLALFYSRRIGLDTPILGAAKVTGAVGGVQVGVLDALVTGPWQARDEEQPDRGLHLDWRRPMHVGPGVQLPDTPSATTHYLVAVARGKVGEGSRVGGAVTMANPLSGTCTPEDAEQEGAQRKAACRARGGLAGALDFDLKTADSTWGVYGMLVASRTEGGPPERVLADGTRLAQGDSGVGGYVRAGRFGGEGLRPEFGLDVATPKLSLFAAGFQRSQNEVAPRATLRFARPNGLGPFKAFFANAHVGARWSADERHVHRVTWLNLYASATLPSFDTVGVETGADLNGYDVREMVGTGVPVQRPTRSFISAFIESNRNRLVSVEASGAVGHRSPGGPSPAAWGWGYEVSVSLRPHPTLVTQLELGADKTDHGPRFVETLDDGRFLLGALDARYMTLTLRQEWVVSPRFTVQGYAQLFTAYGLYGPFFTATSDAQRTRVRLSSLVPVNHTDGSSFYSTALNVNLVLRWEYRLGSTLFFVYSRAQEGLPTPEEERPFATLRPRRLLDGPANDAVMIKWSYYWGT, encoded by the coding sequence ATGTCATTGGGCGTCAAAGGGACCATCGCGCTGGGGTTGTCGCTGTGGAGTCTCGCGGCGGGCGCGGCGGTGGAGGGTCCGGAGGGGCAGCAGCTCCTCCGCGCGGTCAGGGCCGTGGGGCCCATCCAGGTGGATGGGAAGCTGGACGAAGCCGCCTGGGCGAACGCGCCGGTGTTCGACGCCTTCGTGGAGCGCTACCCCCAAGCGGGGCGCGTGCCGTCGGAGAAGACGGAGCTGCGCATCCTCTACGACGAGGACACCCTGTATGTCGGCGTGGTGGCGCGCGACTCTCAGCCGGCGCTCATCGACCGGCGACTGGGGCGGCGTGACAGTGCGCCGTTCTCGGACGCGGTGCAGGTGCTCATTGACTCCGCGCATGACCACCGCACGGCGTACGCCTTCGCCCTCACCGCGGGAGGAGTGCAGAGCGACGGGCTGTTCTACGATGACCGCTACTACACGGCGGACTGGAGCGGCATCTGGAACGGTGTCGCGGGCAGCGTGGAGGACGGCTGGGTGGCCGAGTACGCCATCCCCCTGTCGCTGCTGCGCTTCCCGGAGGCCCCCGTGCAGACGTGGGGCTTCTCCGTGCGGCGGGACATCGCGCGCAAGAACGAGGAGCTGGAGTCGGTGGAGAACCCGCGCACGCACAACACCAATGTGTCGCGGCTGGGCCACCTGACGGGACTCGAGGACGTGCGTCCCCGCGGCCGCTGGGAGCTGATGCCGTACCTCGCGGGGCGCGGGCTGATGCACCCGCAGTACTCCAGCGGGGCGCGCCCCTCGCCACGGCTCCTGAGCCCGTCGCTGGACGTGGGGCTGGACGTGCGCGCGACGCTGAGCAGCAGCCTGGCGCTGGCGGCCACCTTCAACCCCGACTTCGGTGAGGTGGAGTCGGACGAGATGCTGCTCAACCTCAGCACCTTCGAGGCGTACTACCCCGAGCGCCGGCCCTTCTTCACCCAGGGCATGGAGCTGTTCCAGCCGGTGGGCATGAACGTGGGTGACGCGCCCCTGGCGCTGTTCTACTCGCGGCGCATCGGCCTGGACACGCCCATCCTGGGCGCGGCGAAGGTGACGGGCGCGGTGGGCGGCGTGCAGGTGGGCGTCCTGGACGCGCTCGTCACCGGCCCCTGGCAGGCGCGCGACGAGGAACAACCGGACCGGGGGCTGCATCTGGACTGGCGGCGGCCCATGCACGTGGGCCCGGGCGTGCAGCTCCCGGACACCCCCTCCGCGACGACGCACTACCTCGTGGCGGTGGCGCGAGGAAAGGTGGGCGAAGGCTCGCGTGTGGGAGGCGCGGTGACGATGGCCAACCCGCTGTCGGGCACCTGCACCCCGGAGGACGCGGAGCAGGAAGGCGCCCAGCGGAAGGCCGCGTGCCGGGCCCGGGGTGGGCTGGCTGGCGCGCTCGACTTCGACCTGAAGACGGCGGACAGCACGTGGGGCGTGTACGGAATGCTGGTGGCCTCACGCACGGAGGGCGGCCCCCCGGAGCGGGTGCTGGCGGACGGCACGCGGCTGGCGCAAGGCGACTCGGGCGTGGGCGGCTACGTGCGCGCGGGCCGCTTCGGCGGCGAGGGCCTTCGTCCGGAGTTCGGCTTGGACGTGGCCACGCCCAAGCTGTCGTTGTTCGCCGCGGGGTTCCAGCGCTCGCAGAACGAGGTGGCGCCCCGGGCGACGCTGCGCTTCGCGAGGCCCAATGGACTGGGGCCCTTCAAGGCGTTCTTCGCCAACGCCCATGTGGGCGCGCGGTGGTCGGCGGATGAGCGGCACGTGCACCGGGTCACCTGGCTCAACCTCTACGCCAGCGCGACGCTGCCCAGCTTCGACACGGTGGGCGTGGAGACAGGCGCGGACCTGAATGGCTATGACGTGCGGGAGATGGTGGGGACGGGCGTGCCGGTGCAGCGACCGACTCGCAGCTTCATCAGCGCCTTCATCGAGTCGAACCGCAACCGCCTCGTGTCGGTGGAGGCATCCGGCGCGGTGGGCCATCGCAGCCCGGGCGGGCCGAGCCCCGCCGCGTGGGGCTGGGGCTACGAGGTCAGCGTGTCGCTCCGCCCCCACCCGACGCTGGTGACCCAGCTGGAGCTGGGCGCCGACAAGACGGACCACGGGCCGCGCTTCGTGGAGACGCTGGACGACGGCCGCTTCCTCCTGGGCGCACTGGACGCCCGCTACATGACGCTCACGCTGCGGCAGGAGTGGGTGGTGTCTCCCCGCTTCACCGTGCAGGGGTACGCGCAGCTCTTCACCGCGTATGGCCTGTACGGGCCCTTCTTCACGGCCACGTCCGACGCGCAGCGGACGCGGGTGCGGCTGTCGTCGCTCGTGCCCGTCAACCACACGGACGGCAGCAGCTTCTACTCGACGGCGCTGAACGTGAACCTGGTGCTGCGCTGGGAGTACCGGCTGGGCTCCACGCTCTTCTTCGTCTACTCGCGCGCCCAGGAGGGACTCCCGACGCCCGAGGAGGAGCGGCCCTTCGCGACGCTGCGGCCCCGACGGCTGCTGGACGGCCCGGCCAACGACGCGGTGATGATCAAGTGGAGCTACTACTGGGGCACGTGA
- a CDS encoding 4-hydroxy-3-methylbut-2-enyl diphosphate reductase, with amino-acid sequence MRRPSSSLSLLALLLVATASAASELRGAWTSSPEELSPDKIHLQLVQPHQGDERDRGQMGFTEPRASFQGLPAGDGAATFTLSREAGTLTFTGTLQDGAGAGHYRFTPSEAYAKSMAALGYPKLTALQQFQLATTNVTTQQVKDLAALGHKDIPLEKLLMVGIFNVTREFVGELARLGYPKLSLDELVQGRIHGISPRRVKELADAGFPKLAWKDLLAMSIHGVTPEYIREVRAMGYTDADADQLVAFRIHGISTEFAREMRGLGFKSLKADKLVALRIHGVSTAFVKEMRELGFKDLGEDDFVTLRIHEVTSTFVKEMRALGFPKLTHDQLVAFRIHKVTPEFVKQMREAGYTEITPDELIRLRIHEIDGTFMRSMSHRKDGGTGGK; translated from the coding sequence ATGCGCCGCCCGTCGTCCTCCTTGTCCCTGCTGGCCCTGTTGCTCGTGGCCACCGCCTCCGCCGCCAGCGAGCTGCGCGGCGCCTGGACGTCCTCGCCCGAGGAGCTCTCGCCCGACAAGATCCACCTCCAGCTCGTCCAGCCCCATCAAGGCGACGAGCGCGACAGGGGCCAGATGGGCTTCACCGAGCCCCGCGCCTCCTTCCAGGGCCTGCCCGCCGGGGACGGCGCCGCCACCTTCACCCTGTCCCGCGAGGCAGGCACGCTTACCTTCACCGGCACCCTCCAGGACGGCGCGGGCGCGGGCCACTACCGCTTCACCCCCAGCGAGGCCTACGCGAAGTCCATGGCCGCGCTCGGCTACCCGAAGCTCACCGCCCTCCAGCAGTTCCAGCTCGCCACCACCAACGTCACCACCCAGCAGGTGAAGGACCTGGCGGCCCTCGGCCACAAGGACATCCCGCTGGAGAAGCTGCTCATGGTGGGCATCTTCAACGTGACGCGCGAGTTCGTCGGCGAGCTGGCGCGGCTCGGCTACCCGAAGCTGTCCCTGGACGAGCTCGTCCAGGGCCGCATCCACGGCATCAGCCCGCGGCGCGTGAAGGAGCTCGCCGACGCCGGCTTCCCGAAGCTCGCGTGGAAGGACCTGCTCGCCATGTCCATCCACGGCGTCACCCCCGAGTACATCCGCGAGGTGCGCGCCATGGGCTACACCGACGCGGACGCCGACCAGCTCGTCGCCTTCCGCATCCACGGCATCTCCACGGAGTTCGCCAGGGAGATGCGCGGCCTGGGCTTCAAGAGCCTCAAGGCAGACAAGCTCGTCGCCCTGCGCATCCACGGCGTCTCCACCGCCTTCGTCAAGGAGATGCGCGAGCTGGGCTTCAAGGACCTGGGCGAGGACGACTTCGTCACCCTGCGCATCCACGAAGTCACCTCGACCTTCGTGAAGGAGATGCGAGCACTGGGATTCCCGAAACTCACGCATGACCAGCTGGTGGCCTTCCGCATCCACAAGGTGACGCCCGAGTTCGTGAAACAAATGCGCGAGGCGGGCTACACTGAAATCACCCCGGATGAGCTGATCCGCCTGCGCATCCATGAAATCGACGGGACGTTCATGCGTTCCATGTCACACCGCAAGGACGGCGGAACGGGCGGCAAGTAG
- a CDS encoding BlaI/MecI/CopY family transcriptional regulator encodes MSESKLPRPTDGELAILRVLWERGDSTVREVHEALSRRESAEGTGYTTVLKLMQIMTDKGLVARDESQRAHVYRAHATEQRTQRQLVTDLVERAFGGSPARLAMQALSSRKTSAEELLELRKLLDTLDGADE; translated from the coding sequence ATGAGCGAGTCGAAGCTGCCGCGCCCCACGGATGGCGAGCTGGCCATCCTGCGGGTGCTCTGGGAGCGCGGAGACAGCACGGTGCGCGAAGTCCACGAGGCGCTCTCCCGGCGAGAGTCGGCGGAGGGCACGGGCTACACGACGGTGCTGAAGCTGATGCAAATCATGACGGACAAGGGACTGGTGGCGCGGGACGAGTCCCAGCGCGCGCACGTGTACCGGGCCCATGCGACGGAGCAGCGCACACAGCGGCAGCTCGTGACGGACCTCGTGGAGCGCGCCTTCGGTGGCTCTCCGGCGCGGCTGGCCATGCAGGCGCTCTCCTCGCGCAAGACGAGCGCCGAGGAGCTGTTGGAGCTGCGCAAGCTGCTCGATACCTTGGACGGAGCTGACGAATGA